From the genome of Elusimicrobiota bacterium, one region includes:
- a CDS encoding response regulator, producing the protein MARVLVVDDERDVVELVKFLLERDGHQVLEAFNGREALERAFAEHPDLIILDIMMPEMDGYTVNARLTENESTRRIPVIILTAKGQMRDVFEMASNVAFYMEKPFDPKHLREKITEVLNKAASDK; encoded by the coding sequence ATGGCACGCGTACTGGTAGTCGACGATGAACGGGATGTGGTGGAGCTCGTCAAGTTCCTTCTGGAACGGGACGGCCATCAAGTCCTGGAAGCCTTTAACGGCCGCGAAGCGCTGGAACGTGCTTTTGCGGAACATCCCGATTTAATTATTCTCGACATCATGATGCCGGAGATGGACGGCTACACCGTGAACGCCCGGCTCACGGAGAATGAAAGCACCCGGCGCATCCCCGTGATTATTCTTACCGCCAAAGGTCAAATGCGGGACGTTTTCGAGATGGCTTCCAACGTGGCGTTCTATATGGAAAAACCCTTCGATCCGAAGCATCTGCGCGAAAAGATCACAGAAGTCCTCAACAAAGCCGCCAGCGATAAATAA
- a CDS encoding ORF6N domain-containing protein yields MGGLLQDDFHNRIFRIRGQHVMLGPDLARLYGVQTKVLMQAVRRSLERFPPDFMFRLTWHEVDGLSTVRSQSVTLESHLRFRPLAFTEEGVAMLSAVLRSQTAIQISIAIIRAFVKLRHAVLAHQDLGRRIEKVEGRLHIAETDIRLVQEDVGRLKKKPSTPLPFIHGFEP; encoded by the coding sequence ATGGGTGGTTTATTGCAGGATGATTTTCATAATCGGATTTTCCGAATTCGCGGCCAGCATGTCATGCTGGGACCCGACTTGGCACGGCTCTACGGCGTCCAAACGAAGGTGCTCATGCAAGCCGTTCGTCGAAGCCTGGAACGTTTCCCGCCTGATTTTATGTTCCGGCTGACCTGGCATGAAGTCGATGGCTTGTCGACGGTAAGGTCACAATCTGTGACCTTAGAAAGTCATTTGAGGTTCAGGCCCCTTGCGTTCACGGAAGAAGGCGTTGCAATGCTTTCTGCGGTTTTGCGCAGTCAAACGGCTATACAAATCAGCATCGCGATTATCCGAGCTTTCGTCAAACTTCGCCATGCCGTTCTGGCCCATCAGGATCTGGGCCGTCGTATCGAGAAGGTTGAAGGCCGTCTCCATATAGCCGAAACCGATATTCGTCTTGTTCAGGAAGACGTTGGCAGGCTGAAGAAGAAACCCTCCACTCCCCTGCCCTTTATCCACGGCTTCGAACCTTAG
- the prfB gene encoding peptide chain release factor 2 (programmed frameshift) — MKQELQSHLQSLVERLNKVRGYFDLDRKTLRRRELEALASESSFWDDPQKAQSQLKELDLLKEELARFQHLENQLRDLQELTALSNESDDPILLDLRKTADVVETTLRAVEREAKFADPNDRDDALVTLHAGAGGTEACDWAEMLTRLYERYAERKGFAVEITDILEGDQAGIKSITFFVRGLFAYGFLKGETGVHRLVRISPFDANKRRHTSFASVDVLPDIQNDVVIEIKEADLRIDTYRAHGAGGQHINKTDSAVRLTHLPTGVVVACQNQRSQIKNREKAMQILKIRLYELEQEKQRQAIEKRYDDKGDIAWGNQIRSYVFMPYQLVKDHRTGFEYPQVDKVMDGEIDGFIDAYLEHEAMKKTKTQN, encoded by the exons ATGAAACAGGAACTGCAAAGCCATCTTCAATCCTTGGTTGAACGCCTGAATAAGGTCAGGGGGTAT TTTGACCTTGACCGGAAAACGCTTCGCCGCCGCGAATTAGAAGCCCTCGCCTCGGAATCGTCCTTCTGGGACGACCCGCAAAAAGCCCAAAGCCAGCTCAAAGAACTCGACCTTCTCAAAGAAGAACTCGCGCGCTTCCAGCATTTGGAGAATCAGCTCCGCGATCTTCAGGAGTTAACCGCCTTATCGAACGAATCCGATGATCCGATCCTCCTTGACCTCCGTAAAACCGCCGATGTCGTGGAGACAACGCTGCGGGCCGTGGAGCGCGAGGCCAAATTCGCCGATCCCAATGACCGTGATGACGCGCTCGTCACCCTGCACGCCGGCGCCGGCGGCACCGAGGCCTGCGACTGGGCGGAGATGCTCACCCGGCTCTACGAGCGCTACGCTGAACGGAAGGGCTTTGCCGTGGAAATCACCGATATCCTTGAGGGGGATCAAGCCGGAATCAAATCGATCACTTTTTTTGTGCGCGGCCTGTTCGCCTATGGATTTCTGAAAGGAGAGACAGGGGTTCATCGCCTAGTCCGCATCTCGCCTTTTGACGCCAACAAGAGGCGCCATACCAGTTTTGCATCCGTGGACGTGCTCCCGGATATTCAGAATGATGTGGTCATTGAAATCAAAGAAGCCGACCTGCGCATCGACACCTACCGGGCCCACGGCGCCGGCGGCCAGCACATCAACAAGACGGACAGCGCCGTGCGTCTGACCCATTTACCGACGGGAGTTGTGGTCGCCTGTCAAAACCAGCGCTCTCAGATCAAAAACCGTGAAAAAGCGATGCAGATCTTGAAGATCCGCCTCTACGAACTGGAACAGGAGAAACAACGCCAAGCCATAGAAAAACGCTACGACGATAAGGGAGACATCGCCTGGGGCAATCAGATCCGTTCCTACGTTTTCATGCCGTACCAGCTCGTCAAAGACCACCGCACCGGTTTCGAGTATCCGCAGGTCGACAAGGTCATGGACGGTGAAATTGACGGCTTCATCGACGCCTACCTGGAACATGAAGCCATGAAAAAAACCAAAACACAAAATTAA
- a CDS encoding DUF5674 family protein has protein sequence MKIITDSIPLDELEKMAADLFGNMVKAVIDVDRELLAVDAELHSDLEALLLEDGSKQTNLWGINLYPELQGNEFIEFDSMINMRPSQNNRSRGVEDEAIRKRIIEITIQRVKR, from the coding sequence ATGAAAATCATTACGGACTCCATACCACTTGATGAACTCGAGAAAATGGCCGCCGACCTCTTTGGCAATATGGTCAAAGCGGTTATTGATGTTGACCGGGAACTGCTGGCGGTTGATGCCGAGCTTCATTCGGATTTAGAAGCGTTGCTCCTGGAAGATGGTTCAAAACAGACGAACCTCTGGGGCATAAACCTCTATCCGGAACTGCAGGGAAATGAATTCATCGAATTCGACTCCATGATCAATATGCGCCCGTCACAAAACAACCGGAGCCGCGGAGTTGAAGACGAGGCCATCCGCAAGCGAATTATCGAAATCACTATTCAGAGAGTCAAACGATGA
- the lnt gene encoding apolipoprotein N-acyltransferase: MSRPITHLAVVLLSSLLYILAFPNFNGAGVAWVALVPLLLFTFRLSPRQAFWSGWLTGLLTYSGLLYWILVTFRAAHQSLLLAVFSLLALAAYLGVYWGLWTYFAARARSVVARELWPLACAAAWVALEYGRTYFLSGFPWTLLGDSQYRTLPFLQLVSITGVYGLSFLIVLVNATLVLVLHDYRQGHALKIRVALLPAVLLWACFIFGNHRLASAPAITNPAPGIRVALLQGSIDQYKKWDKAYIQEIETTYEHLVREASDHHAQLVIWPETSVPGYLLQDPPLLNWLLRVVRQSGTTHLVGAPVAHEGRSYNSAFMLDPTGAWGGEYAKQHLVPFGEVVPFKNVLGRWISVLNELGGFTAGRMSPVLAANGCLIGVNICYEALFPNLVRRSVCQGAEVIANLTNDGWYMKTAAPYQHFAPNVLRAVENSRWLVRADNTGVSAIVDPYGRIQAASPIFESTIIEGTVQPLRSFTLYTRFGDWLPWLCLLFCGLISLRAILRR; this comes from the coding sequence GTGTCACGGCCAATAACGCATCTGGCGGTTGTTCTCCTTTCTTCGCTTCTCTACATTCTTGCTTTTCCGAATTTTAATGGAGCCGGGGTGGCCTGGGTAGCACTGGTTCCTCTCTTACTTTTCACCTTCCGCCTTTCACCTCGTCAGGCGTTCTGGAGCGGATGGCTGACAGGCCTGCTCACGTACAGCGGACTCCTGTACTGGATCCTTGTCACGTTTCGAGCCGCGCATCAGTCGCTTCTGTTGGCGGTGTTCTCTCTCCTCGCCCTGGCCGCGTATTTAGGCGTTTACTGGGGGCTTTGGACATATTTTGCGGCTCGTGCCCGATCCGTCGTGGCTAGAGAACTATGGCCTCTGGCCTGCGCGGCCGCCTGGGTAGCGCTCGAATATGGAAGGACTTATTTCTTGAGCGGCTTCCCCTGGACACTTTTGGGAGACAGCCAGTACCGGACCCTCCCGTTTCTTCAGTTGGTTTCGATCACAGGGGTTTATGGTCTTTCTTTTTTAATCGTCCTGGTGAACGCCACCCTGGTTCTGGTTCTTCACGATTACCGCCAGGGACATGCCTTAAAGATCCGCGTGGCGCTCCTTCCAGCGGTTTTGCTTTGGGCCTGTTTTATCTTTGGAAACCACCGGCTGGCTTCCGCTCCTGCAATCACCAACCCGGCGCCGGGAATCCGCGTGGCGCTGCTTCAGGGCAGCATTGATCAGTACAAGAAGTGGGACAAAGCATACATTCAGGAAATTGAAACGACGTATGAACACCTGGTCCGCGAGGCATCCGATCATCACGCACAGCTTGTGATCTGGCCAGAAACGTCTGTCCCCGGATACCTGCTGCAGGATCCGCCGTTGTTGAACTGGCTGCTACGCGTGGTCAGACAGAGCGGCACCACACACCTCGTCGGCGCGCCGGTGGCTCACGAAGGCCGGTCATACAACTCGGCGTTTATGCTCGATCCAACCGGAGCCTGGGGGGGAGAATATGCCAAACAGCATCTCGTTCCCTTCGGGGAAGTTGTGCCCTTTAAAAATGTTTTGGGCCGCTGGATTTCAGTCCTGAATGAACTGGGAGGCTTCACCGCCGGCCGGATGTCCCCTGTCCTGGCGGCGAACGGCTGCCTCATCGGCGTGAACATCTGCTACGAAGCGCTCTTTCCGAATCTGGTCCGCCGCTCGGTTTGCCAGGGCGCGGAAGTGATCGCCAATCTCACCAACGACGGCTGGTACATGAAAACAGCGGCGCCTTATCAGCACTTTGCGCCCAACGTGCTGCGGGCCGTGGAGAACAGCCGCTGGCTGGTGCGCGCCGACAACACCGGCGTCTCGGCCATTGTGGATCCCTATGGACGGATTCAGGCGGCTTCGCCGATTTTTGAATCCACGATTATCGAAGGAACGGTTCAGCCGCTGCGTTCCTTTACCCTCTACACGCGCTTCGGCGACTGGCTCCCCTGGCTCTGCCTCCTCTTTTGCGGTCTCATTTCGCTTCGTGCTATACTCCGACGATAA
- the secA gene encoding preprotein translocase subunit SecA, translating into MKFVFLQKLFGSQNERTLKRLQPFVEQVNALEPAIQPLSDADLRQKTKEFRDRLTGGETLDNLLPEAFAVVREAARRTIGLRHFDVQILGGVILHQGKIAEMKTGEGKTLVATLPVYLNALPGRGVHVVTVNDYLAKRDRQWMGPVYEFLGLTVGSVQHDMRPEDHRAAYACDVTYVTNNEIGFDYLRDNMVIRNEDRVLRYLPKAVERDGIFRRLPFAIVDEVDSILVDEARTPLIISGPAEESTEKYAIVNRLVPHLKGRWVTEKEEIEAKYSGEDLGKGVDFTVDEKAHNVTLTDQGIAHCEKLLGTGSLYDDVSGEWVHHINQALRAHHLYRRDVDYVVKDGEVIIVDEFTGRLMPGRRWSEGLHQAVEAKESIRIAEENQTLATITFQNFFRLYEKLAGMTGTAMTEASEFWEIYKLDVVEVPTNRNNIRTDHADVIYRTEREKYGAIIEEITRLWKVGQPVLVGTRSIEKSEKISAMLRQTGVPHQVLNAKYHEMEAQIISQAGAKGTVTIATNMAGRGTDIVLGGNPPNAAQGDEIRQLGGLHILGTERHESRRIDNQLRGRTGRQGDPGSSRFYLALDDELMRLFGTDRLSGVMQKLGMQEGEDIQHPFLTRAIENAQRKVEAMNFDIRKQLLEYDNVMNKQREMIYSLRNQVLEGVDVTKSIQGMMDESLEEKLTQWIPPKAIPETWDVASLHAWLTHIFSLDGGLEPGEWAKLARIEIEEKTAEIIQTALQKRDQELGGDLFRQLQRMVLLQMIDVAWKEHLYDLDQLKKGIGLRAYGQKDPLIEFQHEAFSLFSQMMGRIREQTIEYVMKMHVAAAPDEPAAPVLVPRSVFIGARAEKPEFEGPSSAEPTSPLPLPSEKKARRSILDREPANAAPPVPSMPAKIGRNDPCFCGSGKKYKKCHGQ; encoded by the coding sequence ATGAAATTCGTCTTTCTCCAAAAACTCTTCGGTTCGCAAAACGAACGCACGCTCAAACGGCTGCAGCCCTTTGTCGAGCAGGTAAACGCGCTGGAACCCGCCATCCAGCCGCTTTCGGATGCCGACCTCCGTCAAAAAACCAAGGAATTCCGGGACCGTCTGACCGGGGGAGAAACCTTGGACAACCTGCTTCCCGAAGCCTTTGCCGTGGTCCGGGAAGCGGCCCGGCGCACCATCGGTCTGCGTCACTTCGACGTCCAGATCCTGGGCGGCGTGATTCTTCATCAGGGCAAGATCGCGGAGATGAAAACCGGAGAGGGGAAAACCCTGGTCGCGACGCTTCCCGTATATTTAAACGCCCTGCCGGGCCGCGGAGTCCATGTGGTGACGGTGAACGACTATCTGGCTAAACGCGACCGGCAATGGATGGGACCGGTTTACGAATTTCTCGGGCTGACCGTCGGCTCCGTGCAGCATGACATGCGGCCGGAAGATCACCGCGCCGCGTACGCCTGCGACGTTACCTACGTCACGAACAACGAGATCGGGTTCGACTACCTGCGCGACAACATGGTGATTCGCAACGAAGACCGCGTCCTGCGCTACCTGCCGAAGGCGGTGGAGCGCGACGGCATTTTCCGGCGATTGCCGTTTGCCATCGTCGACGAGGTGGACTCGATCCTCGTGGACGAGGCGCGAACCCCGCTCATCATTTCAGGCCCGGCGGAGGAATCCACGGAAAAGTATGCCATCGTTAACCGCCTGGTCCCGCACCTCAAAGGCCGCTGGGTGACGGAAAAGGAAGAGATCGAAGCGAAATACTCCGGCGAGGACCTGGGCAAAGGGGTCGACTTTACCGTCGATGAAAAAGCCCACAACGTCACGCTCACCGACCAGGGCATCGCGCACTGCGAAAAGCTCCTGGGCACCGGCAGCCTCTATGACGACGTGTCGGGCGAGTGGGTCCACCACATCAACCAGGCGCTGCGCGCCCATCACCTCTACCGCCGCGACGTGGACTACGTCGTCAAAGACGGCGAAGTCATCATCGTCGACGAGTTCACCGGACGCCTGATGCCGGGCCGTCGCTGGTCGGAGGGCCTCCACCAGGCCGTCGAAGCGAAGGAAAGTATCCGCATCGCCGAAGAGAACCAGACGCTAGCGACCATCACCTTTCAGAACTTCTTCCGCCTCTACGAAAAACTCGCCGGGATGACCGGAACCGCCATGACCGAAGCGAGCGAATTCTGGGAAATCTACAAACTCGATGTCGTGGAAGTCCCGACCAACCGGAACAATATCCGCACCGACCATGCGGACGTCATCTACCGCACCGAGCGCGAAAAATACGGCGCGATCATCGAGGAAATCACCCGGCTCTGGAAAGTGGGACAACCCGTTCTGGTGGGAACACGGTCCATTGAAAAATCAGAAAAGATTTCCGCCATGCTCCGGCAAACCGGCGTCCCGCACCAGGTCCTGAACGCCAAATACCATGAAATGGAAGCGCAGATCATCTCGCAGGCCGGCGCCAAAGGCACGGTGACCATCGCGACCAACATGGCCGGCCGCGGAACCGACATCGTCCTGGGAGGCAACCCGCCGAACGCGGCGCAAGGGGACGAGATCCGCCAGCTGGGCGGACTCCATATTCTCGGGACAGAACGCCACGAGTCCCGCCGGATCGACAATCAGCTGCGCGGCCGCACGGGCCGGCAGGGGGATCCGGGATCGTCCCGCTTCTATCTCGCGCTCGATGATGAGCTGATGCGGCTTTTCGGGACCGACCGCCTTTCCGGCGTCATGCAAAAACTCGGCATGCAGGAGGGGGAGGACATCCAGCATCCCTTTCTGACCCGCGCCATTGAAAACGCCCAGCGCAAAGTCGAAGCCATGAACTTCGATATCCGCAAACAGCTGCTCGAATACGACAACGTCATGAACAAGCAGCGCGAAATGATCTACTCGCTGCGCAATCAGGTCCTCGAAGGCGTCGATGTCACCAAGAGCATTCAGGGCATGATGGACGAAAGCCTGGAGGAAAAGCTGACGCAGTGGATCCCGCCCAAGGCGATTCCGGAAACCTGGGATGTGGCCTCACTGCATGCCTGGCTGACACACATCTTCAGTCTTGATGGGGGCCTGGAACCGGGGGAGTGGGCCAAACTGGCACGAATCGAGATCGAAGAAAAGACAGCTGAAATTATCCAGACCGCCCTGCAGAAGCGTGACCAGGAGCTGGGCGGGGATCTCTTCCGGCAACTGCAGCGCATGGTTCTTTTACAGATGATCGACGTGGCCTGGAAAGAACATCTGTATGACCTGGACCAGCTGAAAAAGGGAATCGGGCTGCGGGCCTACGGCCAGAAAGATCCGCTCATCGAATTTCAGCATGAAGCCTTTAGTCTCTTCAGCCAGATGATGGGACGCATCCGGGAACAGACCATCGAATACGTTATGAAAATGCACGTGGCCGCGGCTCCCGACGAACCTGCGGCTCCTGTGCTTGTACCGCGTTCGGTGTTTATCGGGGCGCGTGCGGAAAAACCCGAGTTCGAAGGTCCTTCCTCTGCGGAGCCGACCTCACCGTTGCCGCTCCCTTCCGAAAAGAAAGCGCGGCGAAGCATCCTGGACCGCGAGCCGGCAAACGCGGCGCCACCGGTACCCTCCATGCCTGCAAAAATCGGCCGCAATGACCCCTGCTTCTGCGGAAGCGGGAAAAAATACAAGAAGTGTCACGGCCAATAA
- a CDS encoding cold shock domain-containing protein, with protein sequence MQGKVKWFNDQKGYGFISKDDGSGDVFVHFSSVKGDGFKSLAEGDAVEFEIVDSEKGPKAANVVKIA encoded by the coding sequence GTGCAAGGCAAAGTGAAGTGGTTCAATGATCAAAAGGGATACGGATTTATTTCTAAGGATGACGGGTCGGGAGATGTGTTCGTTCATTTCTCATCCGTCAAAGGAGATGGTTTTAAAAGTCTGGCTGAAGGGGATGCCGTCGAATTCGAGATTGTGGACTCCGAAAAGGGACCCAAGGCCGCCAACGTTGTCAAAATAGCCTGA
- a CDS encoding MGMT family protein encodes MKNYSPFYQKVWKACSKIPRGQTRTYGQLAKAIGHPGAARAVGQALAANPFAPRVPCHRVVCTDGSLGGYSAPGGVHKKRLLLRREWSSLGKRGVPLSSPFDSLRSLRTTPRPGAKSRARHLGQDRGPSRGVA; translated from the coding sequence ATGAAAAACTATTCTCCTTTTTATCAGAAGGTCTGGAAGGCGTGCTCCAAAATTCCGCGCGGTCAAACCCGGACCTACGGGCAACTCGCCAAAGCCATCGGGCACCCCGGCGCGGCCCGGGCCGTGGGCCAGGCGCTGGCCGCCAACCCCTTCGCCCCCCGCGTCCCCTGTCACCGCGTGGTCTGCACCGACGGTTCCCTCGGAGGATATTCCGCCCCGGGCGGTGTTCACAAAAAGCGCCTCCTCTTGCGGCGCGAGTGGAGCTCCTTGGGCAAGCGCGGGGTTCCACTTTCGTCGCCCTTCGACTCGCTGCGCTCGCTCAGGACGACCCCTCGACCCGGGGCGAAATCCCGAGCGAGGCACCTCGGGCAAGACCGGGGCCCGAGTCGAGGGGTCGCTTGA
- a CDS encoding pitrilysin family protein has translation MFIFSCLLSITFSQATPPPLPVFPPLEFHPPKPERFVLENGLVVFLLEDHELPLIKLHAVFRTGSQHEPADKVGLGAIFGEAMTHGGTLSRKPEDIEKTLDQKAASVGFGIGLEQGSASMQCRAGDFDEIFSIFVDLTLHPLFRKDFMELAKATQLEALRRINDAPGEVSRREFRRILYGANHPYARLPAPETIKKIGRSDLIAWHQRFFHPNTTILAISGDFQSSAMKEKLQKTFGDWPKAEVSLPTVPEVPATRGKQLFYINRPISQSQIRIGSLGLARHNPDHFAWEVFNELWGGSATSRLFRTVRTQMGLAYSVGSGYSEPALPGLIVAVSQTRNAETIKAVQAILQISKECRAAPFTPGDIQDAKEAIQNRFIENYTSSEQIVSEVMGFEYFGYPADYLDTYPGRIAAVTAADLARVGEKYLRPEDSTILIMGDLSLFNKPLSTLGKPQEVKPLDYSQGEP, from the coding sequence ATGTTTATTTTCTCCTGCCTGCTATCAATTACATTTTCGCAAGCCACCCCGCCGCCACTTCCGGTGTTCCCACCGCTGGAATTTCACCCACCCAAACCAGAACGTTTTGTTCTGGAAAACGGACTGGTCGTTTTCCTGCTCGAAGACCATGAACTTCCACTGATTAAACTTCATGCGGTCTTCCGGACCGGTTCGCAGCATGAGCCCGCCGACAAGGTGGGACTCGGCGCCATCTTCGGAGAAGCCATGACCCATGGGGGAACGCTTTCGCGCAAACCCGAAGACATCGAGAAAACGCTGGATCAGAAGGCCGCCTCCGTCGGCTTCGGGATCGGTCTGGAGCAGGGCTCGGCTTCCATGCAATGTCGCGCCGGGGATTTTGATGAGATCTTCAGCATTTTTGTTGATCTCACGCTCCATCCGCTTTTCCGGAAAGACTTTATGGAATTGGCCAAGGCCACACAACTCGAAGCGCTCCGCCGCATCAACGATGCCCCCGGTGAAGTCTCGCGGCGGGAATTCCGGCGCATTCTGTACGGTGCGAATCATCCTTATGCGCGCCTTCCCGCTCCGGAGACCATCAAGAAAATCGGCCGCTCCGATCTGATCGCCTGGCACCAGCGCTTTTTCCATCCCAATACAACGATCCTCGCCATTTCGGGCGATTTTCAGAGTTCGGCCATGAAAGAGAAGCTTCAGAAAACCTTCGGGGACTGGCCAAAGGCGGAGGTCTCTCTCCCGACCGTACCAGAGGTTCCGGCGACTCGTGGAAAGCAACTCTTCTACATCAATCGACCGATCAGTCAAAGCCAGATCCGCATCGGTTCGCTGGGACTGGCGCGACACAACCCGGACCATTTCGCTTGGGAAGTCTTCAACGAGCTCTGGGGGGGAAGCGCCACGTCCCGGCTTTTCCGGACCGTTCGGACCCAGATGGGACTGGCGTACTCTGTCGGCAGCGGCTATTCCGAACCGGCGCTGCCCGGTCTGATTGTCGCAGTCTCGCAGACGCGCAACGCGGAAACCATCAAAGCGGTCCAGGCGATTCTCCAGATCAGCAAAGAGTGCCGCGCCGCGCCCTTCACCCCCGGAGACATCCAGGACGCGAAAGAAGCCATTCAAAACCGCTTTATCGAAAACTACACCTCCAGCGAACAGATCGTCTCGGAAGTGATGGGGTTTGAGTATTTTGGTTATCCGGCGGATTATCTGGACACCTATCCCGGGCGCATCGCGGCCGTGACAGCGGCGGACCTGGCGCGCGTCGGAGAAAAATACCTGCGTCCCGAGGACAGCACGATCCTGATCATGGGGGACCTGAGCCTTTTCAACAAACCCCTGTCCACGCTGGGAAAACCCCAGGAAGTCAAACCGCTGGACTACTCGCAAGGTGAACCATGA
- a CDS encoding pitrilysin family protein: protein MIRRIFVCTLAVLALTGAYASDTPTLEQRVIEHTFSNGIKLLVLERHFSPTVSIRMMFRTGSVDEVSGKTGLAHMFEHMMFKGTKTLGTRDYAKELPLLKQIDGLHQQLDQEKSKGALTDPNRVSTLLEKVRAVEAQAAPLVVENELWNLYEREGASELNAGTSRDFTQYVVDLPSNKLELWAILDSDRVRNPVFRQFYQERDVVQEERRMRVETAPEGKLYEEFLSTAYTAHPYRHPTIGWDSDISHLTVADLEDFYRRYYTPDHLTIAVVGDVTADQVIRLVDRYFGSWRVPPAPASNITQEPPQTGLKEFKIRFDAQPHLLMGFHIPGTSEPERVTYYAIAQLLGSGTSSRFYKILVEKKKLASAVDVSEDDPGERYDPLLTIAAAPRHPHTAQDVVEAIWKELDRLKNEPVQEWELEKLRAGVDVMLLNALQTNDGMAGTLVYDQTIFGDWRTLLRFQKLIHGLTPQAIQAAAKKSLTRENETLGILESVKKQCDTSRHPRRSLAGDPSCR from the coding sequence ATGATCCGACGGATTTTTGTTTGTACTCTGGCCGTCCTCGCACTCACCGGCGCTTATGCCTCGGACACCCCGACGCTGGAACAGCGCGTCATCGAGCACACCTTTTCCAACGGCATCAAGCTGCTGGTCCTCGAACGGCATTTCTCTCCGACGGTTTCCATCCGGATGATGTTCCGTACCGGCTCCGTGGATGAAGTCTCCGGGAAAACCGGGTTGGCCCATATGTTCGAACACATGATGTTTAAGGGCACGAAAACCCTGGGGACCCGGGATTATGCGAAAGAACTCCCGCTTCTGAAACAAATTGATGGCCTCCATCAACAGCTCGATCAGGAGAAAAGCAAGGGAGCCCTGACGGATCCCAACCGCGTCTCCACTCTTCTGGAAAAGGTCCGCGCGGTTGAAGCGCAGGCCGCGCCGCTCGTTGTCGAAAACGAGCTTTGGAACCTCTATGAGCGGGAAGGCGCCTCCGAACTGAACGCCGGCACCTCGCGTGATTTCACGCAATACGTCGTTGACCTTCCGTCTAACAAGCTCGAGCTCTGGGCGATTCTGGACTCCGACCGCGTCCGCAACCCCGTTTTTCGCCAGTTTTATCAGGAGCGCGATGTGGTCCAGGAGGAACGGCGCATGCGGGTGGAGACGGCTCCGGAAGGCAAGCTTTATGAAGAATTTCTGTCCACCGCGTATACGGCGCACCCTTACCGTCATCCCACGATCGGATGGGACTCTGATATCAGCCACTTGACGGTCGCGGACCTGGAAGACTTCTATCGCCGGTATTACACCCCCGATCACCTGACGATCGCGGTCGTCGGCGATGTGACGGCGGATCAGGTGATTCGTCTCGTGGACCGCTATTTCGGATCGTGGCGCGTGCCGCCTGCCCCGGCTTCGAACATCACCCAGGAACCGCCGCAGACGGGCTTAAAGGAATTTAAAATCCGTTTTGACGCGCAGCCTCACCTGCTGATGGGGTTCCACATCCCGGGAACCTCTGAACCCGAGCGCGTCACTTATTACGCCATCGCCCAGCTGCTCGGCAGCGGCACCTCCTCGCGGTTTTACAAGATCCTGGTTGAAAAAAAGAAACTGGCCTCCGCCGTCGATGTTTCCGAAGATGACCCCGGCGAACGCTATGACCCGCTCCTGACGATCGCCGCGGCCCCGCGCCATCCGCATACCGCGCAGGACGTGGTTGAAGCGATCTGGAAAGAACTCGACCGGCTTAAAAACGAGCCGGTGCAGGAGTGGGAACTCGAAAAACTCCGCGCCGGAGTGGACGTGATGCTGCTCAACGCGCTGCAGACCAACGACGGGATGGCGGGCACGTTGGTGTATGACCAAACTATTTTTGGCGACTGGCGCACGCTGCTTCGTTTTCAGAAGCTGATCCACGGGCTGACCCCGCAGGCGATTCAGGCGGCGGCAAAAAAGTCGCTGACCCGGGAAAATGAAACCCTGGGGATTCTGGAGTCGGTGAAAAAACAATGCGACACTTCTCGTCATCCCCGACGGTCACTGGCCGGGGATCCATCATGTCGTTAA
- the mscL gene encoding large-conductance mechanosensitive channel protein MscL, giving the protein MLKEFKAFVMRGNVIDMAVGIIIGAAFGKIVTSLVNDVLMPPIGMLIGGIDFTDLAITLKTGIGTMKPVTIHYGLFINTVIDFVIVAFCIFLIIKAMTALKKQPAAPAPTEKQCPQCLMLIPLQAKRCGHCTSTIA; this is encoded by the coding sequence ATGCTAAAAGAATTTAAAGCCTTCGTCATGCGGGGCAACGTCATTGATATGGCGGTTGGTATCATCATTGGCGCGGCCTTCGGGAAAATTGTCACCTCTCTGGTCAATGACGTCCTGATGCCTCCGATCGGCATGCTCATCGGGGGAATTGATTTCACCGATTTGGCGATTACCCTTAAAACCGGCATTGGAACAATGAAGCCGGTGACTATTCACTATGGTTTATTTATTAATACGGTTATTGATTTTGTAATTGTCGCTTTTTGTATCTTCCTCATTATCAAAGCGATGACCGCTCTGAAAAAACAGCCAGCCGCGCCGGCGCCGACCGAGAAACAGTGCCCACAATGCCTGATGCTGATCCCGCTCCAGGCCAAACGCTGCGGCCACTGCACATCGACAATTGCCTGA